From Spirochaetota bacterium, the proteins below share one genomic window:
- a CDS encoding tetratricopeptide repeat protein — protein MRTQAVPKEAVGVYNRALDFSCKGEYSTALKEYMRAIELFPDFIEAYNNIGEIYSRMGDRDRAISNYMRALAIKRNPKVLLNLGVEYYNRGDYAAAIKHFKESLSLDANFLEGNFYMGMAYFNLKNLPLAEKFFGAVVRIERKHLKANYLLSYIYYEWKDYHRTLQCLDNVRDIADDISFVNKYYGFCHYHLGHYEKAVEYLTTALESNPQYAKFHAYLKGLTYENKLKEVGDVDARIREMEERLMKEKPTLREYSRLSMLYIFKGEYKKAETLLLSAKGA, from the coding sequence ATGAGGACACAGGCGGTGCCGAAGGAAGCAGTGGGGGTGTATAACCGGGCGCTCGATTTTTCATGCAAGGGCGAGTACTCGACGGCGCTCAAGGAATACATGCGGGCGATAGAGCTGTTTCCCGATTTCATCGAGGCGTACAACAATATCGGCGAGATATACTCGCGCATGGGCGACCGGGACAGGGCGATTTCGAACTACATGCGCGCGCTGGCCATAAAGCGGAACCCCAAGGTGCTTCTCAACCTGGGTGTGGAATACTACAACCGGGGCGACTACGCGGCGGCGATCAAGCACTTCAAGGAATCGCTCTCGCTCGACGCGAATTTCCTGGAAGGGAACTTCTACATGGGGATGGCGTATTTCAACCTGAAGAACCTTCCCCTGGCGGAAAAGTTTTTCGGTGCGGTCGTGCGTATCGAGCGGAAGCATCTCAAGGCGAATTACCTGCTCTCGTACATCTATTACGAGTGGAAGGACTACCATCGCACCCTTCAGTGCCTTGACAACGTGCGCGATATCGCGGACGACATTTCCTTCGTGAACAAGTATTACGGCTTCTGCCACTACCACCTGGGCCACTACGAGAAGGCAGTCGAGTACCTGACCACCGCACTCGAGTCCAACCCGCAGTACGCGAAGTTCCACGCCTATCTCAAGGGGCTCACCTACGAGAACAAGCTCAAGGAGGTCGGGGACGTCGATGCGCGTATCCGCGAAATGGAGGAGCGCCTCATGAAGGAGAAGCCCACCCTGCGCGAATACTCGAGGCTTTCGATGCTCTACATCTTCAAGGGAGAGTACAAGAAGGCGGAAACCCTGCTTCTTTCCGCGAAGGGCGCCTGA
- a CDS encoding peptidylprolyl isomerase, whose protein sequence is MVKENDYVVVHYTGTFEGGEVFDTSADRDPLEFQVGAGSVIPGFEQAVMGMKPEEEKRIILQPGDAYGERDEAMMHAFPLAEVRQQFEPEVGMTIGVATDEGQHMPALITEITDTEVKLDLNHPLAGKTLVFDIKLIEINDAPKYGSGCDSDSCGGGCSCC, encoded by the coding sequence ATGGTCAAGGAAAACGATTACGTAGTGGTGCACTATACAGGGACCTTCGAAGGCGGAGAGGTGTTCGATACCTCGGCAGACCGCGATCCCCTGGAATTCCAGGTGGGGGCCGGTTCGGTCATCCCCGGGTTCGAACAGGCGGTCATGGGAATGAAGCCCGAGGAGGAAAAACGCATTATCCTCCAGCCGGGCGATGCCTACGGCGAGCGCGACGAGGCCATGATGCACGCATTTCCCCTCGCCGAGGTGCGCCAGCAGTTCGAGCCGGAGGTGGGGATGACCATTGGCGTCGCCACCGACGAAGGCCAGCACATGCCCGCCCTGATCACCGAGATCACGGACACCGAGGTGAAGCTGGACCTGAATCATCCCCTGGCCGGAAAAACGCTCGTGTTCGACATCAAGCTCATCGAGATCAACGACGCGCCCAAGTACGGAAGCGGGTGCGACTCCGACAGCTGCGGCGGGGGTTGCAGCTGCTGCTGA
- a CDS encoding pantoate--beta-alanine ligase, whose amino-acid sequence MIIAKTIEETRAHVREARARGKRIGFVPTMGYLHRGHTSLVEESRRRADFQVMSIFVNRIQFNDPKDYQTYPREFERDFAIAREAGVDLVFLPDDEIMYRDQLTHIDVDLVTEQLCGAYRPGHFRGVFTVVTKLFNIVQPDVSVFGQKDIQQAVSIEKMVFDLNLPVEIVIAPTVREDDGLAMSSRNKHLDAAQRNDALAISRSLRRAQELIAAGERNAAVILGAMRGVVDTGNPQKIDYISMVRYSDLQPIDTLTGKSVIAVAAYFGPTRLIDNMVVNRESGGFSCVY is encoded by the coding sequence ATGATAATCGCGAAAACGATCGAGGAAACGCGCGCACACGTCCGCGAGGCGCGCGCCCGGGGAAAGCGCATCGGATTTGTGCCCACCATGGGCTACCTGCACCGGGGTCACACGAGCCTTGTCGAAGAATCCAGGCGCCGCGCGGACTTCCAGGTCATGAGCATCTTCGTGAACAGGATCCAGTTCAACGACCCGAAAGACTATCAGACCTATCCCCGGGAATTCGAGCGCGACTTCGCCATAGCACGCGAGGCGGGGGTGGACCTCGTATTCCTTCCGGACGACGAGATCATGTACCGGGACCAGCTTACCCACATCGACGTGGACCTCGTCACCGAGCAGCTCTGCGGGGCGTACCGCCCCGGGCATTTCCGCGGCGTTTTCACCGTCGTCACGAAGCTGTTCAACATCGTGCAGCCCGACGTATCGGTGTTCGGGCAAAAGGACATCCAGCAGGCGGTCAGCATCGAGAAGATGGTCTTCGACCTGAACCTGCCGGTAGAGATCGTCATCGCCCCCACCGTGCGCGAGGACGACGGTCTGGCCATGAGCTCGCGCAACAAGCACCTCGACGCGGCGCAGAGAAACGACGCCCTCGCGATAAGCCGCAGCCTCCGGAGGGCCCAGGAGCTTATCGCGGCCGGCGAGCGAAACGCCGCGGTCATACTGGGCGCAATGAGGGGGGTCGTCGATACGGGAAATCCGCAAAAGATTGACTATATTTCCATGGTGCGCTATAGTGACCTCCAGCCGATTGATACACTTACCGGGAAAAGCGTGATCGCAGTGGCCGCGTATTTCGGCCCCACGAGACTAATCGACAACATGGTCGTCAACAGGGAGTCGGGAGGATTTTCATGCGTCTATTGA